The following proteins come from a genomic window of Lolium rigidum isolate FL_2022 chromosome 5, APGP_CSIRO_Lrig_0.1, whole genome shotgun sequence:
- the LOC124658339 gene encoding DNA-directed RNA polymerase II subunit RPB7-like — MFFHIVLERNMQLHPRHFGPHLRDKLVAKLMKDVEGTCSGRHGFVVAITGVEEVGKGLIREGTGFVTFPVKYQCVVFRPFKGEILEAVVTMVNKMGFFAEAGPVQIFV; from the exons ATGTTCTTCCACATCGTCCTGGAGCGGAACATGCAGCTGCACCCGCGCCACTTCGGCCCGCACCTCCGCGACAAGCTGGTCGCCAAGCTCATGAAGGACGTCGAGGGCACCTGCAG CGGGCGGCACGGGTTCGTGGTGGCGATCacgggggtggaggaggtcgggaaGGGGCTCATCCGGGAGGGCACGGGCTTCGTCACCTTCCCCGTCAAGTACCAGTGCGTCGTCTTCCGGCCCTTCAAGGGCGAGATCCTCGAGGCTGTCGTCACCATGGTCAACAAG ATGGGGTTCTTCGCAGAGGCTGGGCCTGTTCAGATCTTCGTGTAA